The window TAAAGCTGTATCTTGTTAACAGAATGGAGCGAGCCATTGAGAGAAACAGCGAGCCATAGTGCATTGCGTGATCTTTCAAAGTCAGTTTGTCTGCATCAAGTGTTATTACAAAGGAGAGTTATTCATGCCCTTCTACTTCCTCGCTGCCGACATCATAGCCCCCATATTCCCAGCAATCGTCCCCCCATCCACGAGAATATCCGTCCCCGTAACATACGACGCCTCGCTCCCAGCCAAAAAGGCAACCACGCTCGCAATTTCGTCCGCCGTCCCTCCCCTCTGCAGCGGCGTCCCAGAGATAATCTGCTTGATCGTCTCCCCATGCGGCGACTCCAACTCCTGTCTCACCATCGCCGTCAGAATAACTCCCGGGCTGACACTGTTGATCCTAGCACCCTTCTCTGCCCAAGCCCTTGCCGCCGCCTGAACCCTCAGATAATTCGCAGCCTTCGATAGCGAATACGCCATGGACGGGTCATTATTCTCCACCAATTCCTTCAACTCTGGCCTATCCAGGATTGTATCCCTCCTGCTCGTGGCAAAATGCGCTGCCAGATCTGGTGATGGCTGTGCGCCGAAGCGAGCCATGCTCGCGATGCAAATCATGCTGCCTCCCGGGGCCACGACCTCTCGGAAAGCGTCGATGACGTTGACTGTGCCGAGTAAATCGACCTTGAAGATGCGGTCTGCGGGTGCCATGGCTGGGGATAGACCGGCTGTGTGAACGATGGTTTCGAGTCTTCCTGCTTGCGCAGCGGCAGAGGCAAACTTCTGAACAGAGGCATAGTCCGAGACATCGATGAGCTGCGTTTGAACTTCGTGTCCATCGTTTCTCAGCGATGTGGCCGCGCTGTCGAGGTTGGCTTGGGAGAAGtcggagaggaagagagttGTGCGGGCTGAAGAGAGGGCAAGGCGGCGAGCAGAGGCAAGACCCATGCCACCGGATCCTATGATTGCTACTACTCTACGAGGGAAAGCCATAATGGGCAGTATAAGGGGAAATAGTGTGGTGTAAGTCGAATtcagggggtgttgggggttagggttgtatGTTTGTAGGGTGTGAACTGAGTATTTCAGCCCTATCTGTTGGTTTCTGGTCAATTATGGGGGTAAGTGGGTAAGTGGGGTTGCAAAAAGATTATCCCCTacttgggcttcttctcaaagatATAGTTGAGGGGCACAACGAGGCTGTTCCGACTTCAATTCGCTGACTGTACTGTCAGCTGATTCTCGCCGGACCCGAAGTTCTGGACTGTATCCTCTCCCGAATTTCCACGGCTCATCAGCAAATTCGGGTCGGCTTGACCGTCGAGACTGCTGGTCTTCAGTCCGAGAGTCCGTGGCCACAGCCCACACTGTTCGCAGGCCACGGAGACAGCAAGCCAATGCCGTTCCGGGCCTAGTAGGACGGAGGAATCACCCCGCTGTCCACCCACTTCAGTGCCGAATCCGACGTGGCCGCACGCTCAAGAAGCCGCTATGTGGGGCTTGGGATTGAAGGGTATCCGCTTATCAGGAGATTTTTGAAACCTCACGACTCCACTTTGGACATCACCGGATCTGCTGTCTTGAGAAGAAAGGCAAGGTCCGAATGTAAGTGGTCAGGGACTTGGGAGAGATATGGTCGCCGACCAACGGGACTTTTTtaccaccatcctcctcatgaCATGGAAACCTGACGAGTCTTCGCGTTAAGACACTGTCAGCTTCGTGTCCTGACGCCCTGCAAGACCTGTGATGAGTGGCCTGTTAAAAGGGGCAGTGAGGAGGCTGGAAGCAACACACTttcaggaggtggtgtatcACATTTACGCGACCCGCGTGCATGCAAACCGAAGCACGAACGAGAAGATTCATGTTGTGCTGTTCGCCAGCATTTTCTTCATTACAGGGGTGAATGTCCTGAAGATGACGTCAGGAACGATGTGAGCACTTATGTGGGTGACGAAATAACTTGTGCAAATAATTTCAACCTTACTCACTATTCGAccatcaaaccaccaccaaaaaggaTATTTTCCTCAAAGAAAGTTTCAAAGCGTCTTAATACAGGCTTATGACTGTTTAGGATTTTCTTTGGAATTTTTAATCCaaagtgtggtggtgaaaaaAGGTACCTTGAGTAGAGGGTCGATATCAATTTGTACAAGTTATTTCGTCACCCACGTGGCACTCAGCGCAAGAACAGATGAAGCTCTATCCCGAGCTCTGATGCCGGGGAGACGGGGGCTCTTCCCCAGAAAATCTAGGGTCCAGACCAGATCAGCGTGCCATTCTGCACTTCTGACAAGCATTCATGGAAGCGGATGGCACACAACGGGTTATTTGGTGGTCGGTTACGGCGGTGAGGGATTCTCTCGTGAAGAGTGCCATCTCCTGTCGATAGATGTTGTGTCCTCACTTTTGGCTGTCATTATCCAGGTGGTTTTGGCATTCAGATTAAATATTCCACCAGACAGTGACACCAGGATTTGCGTATGACGATATCAACTGCAAAGTCCCAGCTTTATCAACTACTTGAAACCGTCGGTTGACAGTCGTGGAACTCTTATCGTTGGCACTCTACCCCGCATCATAGccaggagggtgatgacgaGGCGGGGTAGCGAGGCCTGTAATATAGTGGATGACAGGAAACAAACAAGACGATAATATGATGAACAGGCGATACTACTACCAGGTAAACTTCTCATTGGCCTTTGATGCTCTCTCAAGAGTCACAACAGAAATGCTTTGTTTGAGAGCCACACGACTCGTGCCAGAAGCTCGGGTGCTCCGGTGAAAAGGCGGAGGGGAGCGCCGAGACTGCAAAGAAGCCCTGAAAAGCTGGAAAAAGTATGGGCCACATGCCAGATCATACAGTGGGAAGCTTCGTCGTGCTGAAACCGGGAATTTGCAGGCTGGGAAATGCATCGTTGAGCGGGTTTTGGCTCGAATTATCGtctttcccttctccagCCCTATATAGAAAATTTCTTTGACACTTT is drawn from Podospora pseudocomata strain CBS 415.72m chromosome 1 map unlocalized CBS415.72m_1, whole genome shotgun sequence and contains these coding sequences:
- a CDS encoding uncharacterized protein (COG:Q; EggNog:ENOG503Q4E5) — translated: MAFPRRVVAIIGSGGMGLASARRLALSSARTTLFLSDFSQANLDSAATSLRNDGHEVQTQLIDVSDYASVQKFASAAAQAGRLETIVHTAGLSPAMAPADRIFKVDLLGTVNVIDAFREVVAPGGSMICIASMARFGAQPSPDLAAHFATSRRDTILDRPELKELVENNDPSMAYSLSKAANYLRVQAAARAWAEKGARINSVSPGVILTAMVRQELESPHGETIKQIISGTPLQRGGTADEIASVVAFLAGSEASYVTGTDILVDGGTIAGNMGAMMSAARK